The following are encoded together in the Poseidonibacter lekithochrous genome:
- a CDS encoding pyrimidine/purine nucleoside phosphorylase, which produces MGTLKNVELTKKANIYFDGNVTSRSFIDENGESKSLGIMMIGEYNFGTAQAELMEILAGEVEVKLAGSDTWNTYTADTSFDVPANSSFDIKVKTITDYCCSYIK; this is translated from the coding sequence ATGGGAACTTTAAAAAACGTTGAATTAACAAAAAAAGCAAATATTTATTTTGATGGAAATGTTACAAGTAGATCTTTTATTGATGAAAATGGTGAAAGTAAATCTCTTGGGATTATGATGATTGGTGAGTATAACTTTGGTACAGCTCAAGCTGAATTAATGGAAATTTTGGCAGGAGAAGTTGAAGTTAAACTTGCAGGTTCTGATACTTGGAATACTTATACTGCTGACACTTCATTTGATGTTCCAGCTAATTCAAGCTTCGATATCAAAGTAAAAACTATTACTGATTATTGTTGTTCATATATTAAATAA
- a CDS encoding AtpZ/AtpI family protein: protein MDNKENNVPKHREKLEALDNLSLGISMIAAVAIGFGIGYGLKELTGYGWTLWLGLFWGIAAAGLNIYRAYKRAQKQYEGMENDPRYSHRAKHGDKASDDED, encoded by the coding sequence ATGGATAATAAAGAAAATAATGTACCAAAACATAGAGAAAAACTTGAAGCCTTAGATAACTTATCTTTAGGTATTTCAATGATAGCAGCTGTTGCTATTGGATTTGGTATTGGATATGGACTAAAAGAGTTAACTGGTTATGGTTGGACTTTATGGTTAGGACTATTTTGGGGTATTGCAGCTGCTGGATTAAATATTTATAGAGCTTATAAAAGAGCTCAAAAACAATATGAAGGTATGGAAAACGACCCTAGATATTCACATAGAGCGAAACATGGAGATAAAGCTTCAGATGATGAAGATTAA
- the rpoD gene encoding RNA polymerase sigma factor RpoD — MSVKDLNKAIEQTVKEYKDSILTFEKIIKIFPKAPSAANVKKFIALIQLYNVTVISSQEQAKRMNAEEAKKKRELREKLIENEDDVFDLLKNKELLEWSRSDSPVRMYLREMGQIPLLTKEEEIEISKKIEMGEDVILDAICYVPYLIDFILEYKEPLVNRERKVKELFRNFDDEDSDDSDEPEVEAAGDDDEVNGKKQKKLDKRAHTIIESFKVLEKAKKDWLKFLAKEAAKSEDEVHQMQHNLAIAFKKKILKEALLDLGPTSKLISEIVKAMETALKSDTGFDSELKRLEYRLPLFNDTLLQNHQKILDNIVNLSKVQITSMVPEATMVSTYMEIKKLFQTAEASKDGFDLEPEELKDVLEQIKRGKQITDKAKTRMAKSNLRLVVSIAKRYTNRGLPFLDLIQEGNIGLMKAVDKFEYKKGYKFSTYATWWIRQAISRAIADQARTIRIPIHMIETINRINKIIRKGIQENGKEPDVDEIAKEVGLAVDKVKQVIKITKEPVSLEAPIGSDDDGKFGDFVPDEKAPTPVDNIMKEDLQGQIDQILAQLNEREQAVVRMRFGLMNDASDRTLEEIGKELSVTRERVRQIESSAIKKLKHPKVGKNLKNYVES, encoded by the coding sequence ATGAGCGTAAAAGATTTAAATAAAGCAATTGAACAAACAGTTAAAGAATACAAAGACTCTATATTAACTTTTGAAAAAATTATTAAAATCTTTCCTAAAGCTCCTTCAGCTGCAAACGTAAAAAAATTTATAGCTTTGATTCAACTATATAATGTAACAGTTATTAGTTCACAAGAACAAGCTAAAAGAATGAATGCTGAAGAAGCAAAAAAGAAAAGAGAATTAAGAGAAAAGTTAATTGAGAACGAAGATGATGTATTTGATCTTCTAAAAAACAAGGAATTATTAGAGTGGTCTAGATCTGATTCTCCCGTAAGAATGTATTTAAGAGAGATGGGACAAATCCCTCTACTTACAAAAGAAGAAGAGATTGAGATTTCTAAAAAAATAGAAATGGGTGAAGATGTAATTCTTGATGCCATTTGTTATGTACCATATCTAATTGACTTCATTTTAGAATACAAAGAACCGTTAGTAAATAGAGAAAGAAAAGTTAAAGAACTTTTCAGAAACTTTGACGATGAAGATTCTGATGATTCTGATGAGCCAGAAGTTGAAGCTGCTGGTGATGATGATGAAGTAAATGGAAAAAAACAAAAGAAACTTGACAAAAGAGCTCATACAATTATTGAGTCATTCAAAGTTCTAGAAAAAGCAAAAAAAGATTGGCTTAAATTCTTAGCAAAAGAAGCAGCTAAATCTGAAGATGAAGTTCATCAAATGCAACACAACTTAGCAATTGCATTCAAAAAGAAAATTTTAAAAGAGGCTCTATTAGATTTAGGACCAACTTCAAAATTAATTTCTGAAATCGTAAAAGCTATGGAAACTGCATTAAAATCTGATACAGGTTTTGATTCTGAGCTTAAAAGATTAGAATATAGATTACCATTATTTAATGATACTCTATTACAAAATCACCAAAAAATTCTTGATAATATTGTAAATTTATCAAAAGTTCAAATTACTTCTATGGTTCCTGAAGCAACTATGGTTTCTACTTATATGGAAATCAAAAAACTGTTCCAAACAGCAGAAGCTTCTAAAGATGGTTTCGATTTAGAGCCTGAAGAATTAAAAGATGTATTAGAACAAATTAAAAGAGGTAAGCAAATTACTGATAAAGCTAAGACTAGAATGGCTAAATCAAACCTTAGACTTGTTGTATCTATTGCAAAAAGATATACAAATAGAGGTTTACCATTCCTAGACTTAATTCAAGAAGGTAATATTGGTCTTATGAAAGCGGTTGATAAATTCGAGTATAAAAAGGGATATAAATTCTCTACTTATGCTACATGGTGGATTAGACAAGCAATTTCAAGAGCCATTGCAGACCAAGCTAGAACTATTAGAATTCCAATTCACATGATTGAGACGATTAACAGAATCAACAAAATCATTAGAAAGGGAATCCAAGAAAATGGTAAAGAGCCAGATGTAGATGAGATCGCAAAAGAAGTAGGACTTGCAGTTGATAAGGTAAAACAAGTAATTAAAATTACTAAAGAACCTGTATCACTTGAAGCACCTATTGGATCTGATGATGATGGTAAATTTGGAGACTTCGTACCTGATGAAAAGGCACCAACTCCAGTTGATAACATTATGAAAGAAGATTTACAAGGACAAATTGACCAAATTCTTGCTCAGTTAAATGAGAGAGAACAAGCGGTTGTAAGAATGAGATTTGGACTAATGAATGATGCTTCTGATAGAACACTTGAAGAGATTGGTAAAGAGCTTTCTGTAACAAGAGAAAGAGTTAGACAAATCGAATCTAGTGCTATTAAGAAATTAAAGCATCCTAAAGTTGGTAAAAACCTTAAAAACTACGTAGAAAGTTAA
- a CDS encoding 3-isopropylmalate dehydratase small subunit, with protein MNRITGKVWNFGANIDTDVIIAARYLNSSDPEHLAKYVMEDADPEFPNKLQKGDIIVAGENFGCGSSREHAPIALKAAGVAAVVAPSFARIFYRNAFNMGLPIFELPESLEIKEGEEISIDLDNGKVINNTTNKSYDFIAIPEFMQELIAAGGLINYAKKEAAEKESK; from the coding sequence ATGAATAGAATTACTGGAAAAGTATGGAATTTTGGTGCAAACATTGATACTGATGTTATCATCGCTGCAAGATATTTAAATAGCTCAGACCCTGAGCATTTAGCTAAATATGTTATGGAAGATGCGGACCCTGAGTTCCCTAATAAGTTACAAAAAGGTGACATTATTGTGGCAGGAGAAAACTTCGGTTGTGGTTCTTCTAGAGAACATGCTCCTATTGCTTTAAAAGCAGCAGGTGTTGCAGCTGTTGTTGCTCCTTCATTTGCAAGAATCTTTTATAGAAATGCATTTAACATGGGTTTACCTATTTTTGAATTACCTGAATCTTTAGAAATTAAAGAGGGTGAAGAGATTTCTATTGATTTAGATAATGGTAAAGTTATTAATAATACAACTAATAAATCTTATGACTTTATTGCAATACCAGAGTTTATGCAAGAATTAATTGCTGCTGGTGGATTAATAAATTATGCAAAAAAAGAAGCAGCTGAAAAGGAAAGTAAATAA
- the leuB gene encoding 3-isopropylmalate dehydrogenase: MKRYNISLIKGDGIGPEIVDEAIKVLDAVSGACDFTLDYKEYLMGGCAYEETGVPLPDETVTGVLNSDACLFGAIGGEKWDTLPRELRPESGLLKLRAELGVYANLRPAIVYDELVNASTLKPEVIQGCDIMVVRELIGGIYFGQPRANDGERAYNTMVYTKDEIIRIGKQAFEFAMKRDKRVCSVDKANVLEVSQLWRDTIEEVAKDYPQVELSHMYVDNAAMQLVRNPKQFDVIVTGNIFGDILSDTASMVVGSIGLLPSASTGDKTAVYEPIHGSAPDIAGQGIANPIATIESAAMMLRYSLGEDKAADMIETAIKNVLKDGYRTKDLAAYDAKEIVTTAEMGDVIANYINK; this comes from the coding sequence ATGAAAAGATATAATATCTCTTTAATTAAAGGTGACGGAATTGGTCCTGAGATTGTTGATGAAGCTATTAAAGTTTTAGATGCAGTATCTGGTGCTTGTGATTTCACATTAGACTATAAAGAATATTTAATGGGTGGATGTGCCTATGAGGAAACTGGTGTTCCTTTACCTGATGAAACAGTAACAGGAGTTTTAAACTCTGATGCTTGTTTATTTGGAGCAATCGGTGGAGAAAAATGGGATACATTACCAAGAGAATTAAGACCTGAATCTGGGCTTTTAAAATTAAGAGCTGAATTAGGTGTATATGCTAACTTAAGACCTGCGATCGTTTATGACGAGTTAGTAAATGCATCTACTTTAAAACCTGAAGTTATTCAAGGTTGTGACATTATGGTTGTTAGAGAATTAATTGGTGGTATCTATTTTGGTCAACCAAGAGCTAACGATGGTGAAAGAGCATACAATACTATGGTATATACAAAAGATGAAATTATCAGAATTGGTAAACAAGCTTTTGAATTTGCAATGAAAAGAGATAAAAGAGTTTGTTCTGTTGATAAAGCAAACGTACTTGAAGTTTCTCAATTATGGAGAGATACAATTGAAGAAGTTGCAAAAGACTATCCTCAAGTTGAATTATCTCATATGTATGTTGATAATGCTGCAATGCAATTAGTAAGAAATCCAAAACAATTTGATGTTATTGTAACTGGTAATATTTTTGGAGATATCTTATCTGATACTGCTTCTATGGTTGTTGGTTCTATTGGATTATTACCATCAGCTTCAACTGGAGATAAAACTGCTGTTTATGAACCAATTCATGGTTCTGCTCCTGATATTGCTGGACAAGGTATCGCTAACCCAATTGCAACAATTGAATCTGCTGCAATGATGTTAAGATACTCTCTTGGTGAAGATAAAGCTGCTGATATGATTGAAACTGCAATTAAAAACGTTCTTAAAGACGGTTATAGAACAAAAGATTTAGCTGCATATGATGCTAAAGAAATTGTAACTACTGCTGAAATGGGTGACGTAATAGCTAACTACATTAACAAGTAA
- a CDS encoding exopolyphosphatase — translation MSKKYRLVTRSDMDGLVCGTLLKYLGIIDEITFVHPKDMQDGKVEITSDDITTNLPYVDGVYLAFDHHFSETIRNEEKDNHIIDASAPSAAEVVYQYYGAEEKFPGTFKGMMFAANKADSAAFTKEDILNPEGWELLSFLMDSRTGLGRFREFTVSNYQLMMDLIDYCKDHDIDDILALPDVKERVDLYFKYEVEFKEQLQRCTTIHNNLLIIDYREEEIIYPGNRFLVYAMHPDTNISIHTVWGRDKQNVVYSTGKSIINKSSNTNVGELMLKYGGGGHHAAGGCQPSHEEAPQVLEELIAQINADG, via the coding sequence ATGAGCAAAAAATATAGACTAGTTACAAGAAGTGATATGGATGGTTTAGTATGTGGTACACTACTAAAGTATTTAGGAATCATTGACGAAATTACATTTGTGCATCCAAAAGACATGCAAGATGGAAAAGTAGAAATTACTTCAGACGATATAACAACAAACTTACCTTATGTTGATGGTGTTTATTTAGCATTTGACCATCATTTTTCTGAAACAATTAGAAATGAAGAAAAAGATAATCATATTATTGATGCTTCTGCACCTAGTGCTGCTGAAGTTGTATATCAATATTATGGAGCAGAGGAAAAATTCCCTGGTACTTTTAAAGGTATGATGTTTGCAGCTAATAAAGCAGATAGTGCAGCATTTACAAAAGAAGATATCTTAAACCCAGAAGGTTGGGAATTATTAAGCTTCTTAATGGATTCAAGAACAGGTCTTGGAAGATTTAGAGAGTTTACGGTTTCAAATTATCAATTAATGATGGATTTAATTGATTATTGTAAAGATCATGATATTGATGATATTTTAGCTTTACCTGATGTTAAAGAGAGAGTTGATTTATATTTCAAATATGAAGTAGAGTTTAAAGAACAGTTACAAAGATGTACAACTATTCATAATAACTTATTAATTATTGATTATAGAGAAGAAGAAATTATTTACCCTGGAAATAGATTCTTAGTATATGCAATGCATCCAGATACAAATATTTCTATACATACTGTTTGGGGTAGAGATAAACAAAATGTAGTTTACAGTACTGGAAAATCTATTATTAATAAATCATCAAATACAAATGTTGGTGAGTTAATGCTTAAGTATGGTGGTGGTGGTCATCATGCAGCTGGTGGTTGTCAACCTTCACATGAAGAAGCTCCACAAGTATTAGAAGAGTTAATTGCACAAATTAACGCTGATGGATAA
- a CDS encoding HIT family protein yields the protein MSEIYKNDLINIQIEESEIPWLKIFTNENIKELSSCNYETKEEIFRCLDIIEKEMLDYFNPEKINIASFGNYVPHVHFHIMARFKEDSYFPEPMWGKKQREANLDLASFEGFYELIKSKF from the coding sequence TTGTCAGAAATATATAAAAATGATTTAATCAATATTCAAATTGAAGAAAGTGAAATACCTTGGTTAAAAATATTTACTAATGAAAATATCAAAGAATTATCATCTTGTAATTATGAAACAAAAGAAGAAATATTTAGATGTCTAGATATTATTGAAAAAGAAATGTTAGATTATTTTAATCCTGAAAAAATAAATATTGCATCATTTGGAAATTATGTTCCACATGTTCATTTTCATATTATGGCTAGATTTAAAGAAGATTCATATTTTCCTGAACCTATGTGGGGAAAGAAACAAAGAGAAGCTAATCTTGATTTAGCCTCTTTTGAAGGTTTTTATGAGTTAATAAAAAGTAAGTTTTAA
- the rpmJ gene encoding 50S ribosomal protein L36 encodes MKVRASVKKMCDKCKVIKRRGIVRVICENKKHKQRQG; translated from the coding sequence ATGAAAGTAAGAGCTTCAGTAAAGAAAATGTGTGATAAATGTAAAGTTATCAAAAGAAGAGGTATCGTAAGAGTAATCTGCGAAAACAAAAAACACAAACAAAGACAAGGATAA
- the rpsM gene encoding 30S ribosomal protein S13, whose translation MARIAGVDLPNKKRMEYALTYIFGIGLHNSRLILDAVGIDLNKRAHELTEDEAAAIRQELQKNYMVEGDLRKKVAMDIKALMDLGSYRGLRHRKGLPCRGQKTKTNARTRKGKKKTVGAAAK comes from the coding sequence ATGGCAAGAATCGCAGGTGTTGATTTACCAAATAAAAAGAGAATGGAATACGCTTTAACGTATATTTTCGGAATCGGATTACATAACTCTAGATTAATCTTAGATGCTGTTGGAATTGATTTAAACAAAAGAGCACACGAACTAACAGAAGACGAAGCAGCGGCAATTAGACAAGAATTACAAAAAAACTATATGGTTGAAGGTGATCTTAGAAAAAAAGTTGCTATGGATATCAAAGCTTTAATGGACTTAGGTTCATACAGAGGTTTAAGACATAGAAAAGGTTTACCTTGTAGAGGGCAAAAGACTAAAACTAATGCTAGAACTCGAAAAGGTAAAAAGAAAACTGTTGGCGCAGCAGCGAAGTAA
- the rpsK gene encoding 30S ribosomal protein S11, with amino-acid sequence MAKRKVTRKKIVRKNIADGVVHIAATFNNTMVTVTDNAGNAIAWSSAGNLGFKGSKKSTPFAAQAAVEDAMAKAMEHGIKNVGIKIQGPGSGRDTAVKSVGAIEGIRVTWFKDVTPLPHNGCRPPKRRRV; translated from the coding sequence ATGGCAAAAAGAAAAGTAACTAGAAAAAAGATTGTTAGAAAAAATATTGCTGACGGTGTAGTTCACATTGCAGCAACTTTCAACAATACTATGGTAACAGTAACTGACAATGCAGGTAACGCTATCGCATGGTCATCAGCTGGTAACTTAGGTTTCAAAGGTAGTAAAAAATCTACTCCATTCGCAGCACAAGCAGCAGTAGAAGACGCTATGGCTAAAGCAATGGAACATGGTATCAAAAACGTTGGTATTAAAATTCAAGGACCAGGATCTGGTAGAGACACTGCAGTTAAATCTGTTGGTGCAATTGAAGGTATCAGAGTTACATGGTTTAAAGATGTTACACCATTACCACATAATGGTTGTAGACCACCTAAAAGAAGAAGAGTGTAA
- the rpsD gene encoding 30S ribosomal protein S4, whose product MARYRGPVEKIERRLDADLGLKGERRLNGKSALEKRPFAPGQHGQRRTKISEYGLQLREKQKAKFMYGVSEKQFRKYFKKAANNEGNTGSNLITLIEQRLDNVVYRMGFASTRANARQFTTHGHVLVDGKKVDIPSFVVRPGQTIEIKEKSKSNPQVVRALELTAQTGLVEWVNVDKDKVCGTFTRIPAREEVVIPVEERLIVELYSK is encoded by the coding sequence ATGGCAAGATATAGAGGACCAGTAGAAAAAATCGAAAGAAGATTAGACGCAGACCTTGGATTAAAAGGTGAAAGAAGACTTAACGGAAAATCTGCTCTAGAAAAAAGACCATTTGCTCCAGGACAACACGGACAAAGAAGAACGAAAATTTCTGAGTATGGTTTACAATTAAGAGAAAAGCAAAAAGCTAAATTCATGTATGGTGTTTCTGAAAAACAATTCAGAAAATACTTCAAAAAAGCTGCTAACAACGAAGGTAACACAGGTTCAAACCTAATTACTTTAATTGAGCAAAGATTAGATAACGTTGTTTATAGAATGGGATTCGCTTCAACTAGAGCGAACGCTAGACAATTCACAACACACGGTCACGTTTTAGTTGACGGTAAAAAAGTAGATATTCCTTCTTTTGTTGTTAGACCAGGTCAAACAATTGAAATTAAAGAAAAATCTAAATCTAATCCTCAAGTAGTAAGAGCTTTAGAATTAACTGCACAAACTGGTTTAGTTGAGTGGGTTAATGTAGATAAAGATAAAGTATGCGGTACTTTCACAAGAATCCCAGCTAGAGAAGAAGTTGTTATTCCTGTAGAAGAAAGACTAATCGTAGAGTTATATTCTAAATAA
- a CDS encoding DNA-directed RNA polymerase subunit alpha, which yields MKKFADTPFLPTEVEIEAISDNEAKISAYPFESGFAITLAHPLRRLLLSSSVGYAPIAVKIEGASHEFDSLRGMLEDIAIFVINLKNIKFKINGDEEQVVVEYSFNGPKEIKGEDLINSDVEVVSPDVHLATINSDCNLTFSVIIQKGIGYMPSEDIRDIVGPDYIPVDAFFTPVKKVVYDVEKMLVEDNPNFEKAVFNVQTNGQISPITAFKEAVSVMYSQMSVFNKVFDLSEVTVSDAGEEPVELKDLIIKIDDLNLSARSFNSLDRAGLKFLGELVLMSEVEVKNIKNLGKKSYDEIAEKLESLGFPVENTLPENVASALRRKLEQLKA from the coding sequence ATGAAAAAGTTTGCAGACACACCGTTTTTACCAACAGAAGTTGAAATCGAAGCCATTAGTGATAATGAAGCTAAGATTTCTGCATATCCATTTGAAAGTGGTTTTGCAATTACTTTGGCACACCCTTTAAGAAGACTTTTATTAAGCTCTTCAGTTGGTTACGCACCAATTGCAGTAAAAATTGAAGGTGCTTCACATGAGTTTGACTCATTAAGAGGTATGCTAGAAGATATAGCTATTTTTGTTATTAATCTTAAGAATATTAAGTTTAAGATAAATGGCGATGAAGAGCAAGTAGTAGTAGAATATTCGTTTAACGGACCTAAAGAGATTAAAGGTGAAGACTTAATCAACTCTGATGTTGAAGTAGTTTCTCCTGATGTTCACTTAGCTACTATTAACTCTGATTGTAATTTAACATTCTCTGTAATTATCCAAAAAGGTATTGGTTATATGCCTTCTGAAGATATCAGAGACATCGTTGGACCAGATTACATTCCAGTAGATGCTTTCTTTACTCCAGTAAAAAAAGTTGTTTACGATGTAGAAAAAATGTTAGTTGAAGATAATCCTAACTTTGAAAAAGCTGTATTTAATGTACAAACAAATGGACAAATTTCTCCAATTACTGCCTTTAAAGAAGCAGTATCTGTTATGTATTCTCAAATGTCAGTATTTAACAAAGTATTTGATTTATCTGAAGTAACAGTTAGTGATGCAGGTGAAGAGCCAGTAGAACTAAAAGATTTAATCATCAAAATTGATGATTTAAATTTAAGTGCTAGATCATTCAACTCTTTAGATAGAGCGGGATTAAAATTCTTAGGTGAATTAGTACTTATGAGCGAAGTTGAAGTAAAAAACATTAAAAACTTAGGGAAAAAATCTTACGATGAGATCGCTGAGAAATTAGAATCTTTAGGATTCCCAGTTGAAAATACACTTCCAGAAAACGTTGCTTCTGCATTAAGAAGAAAATTAGAGCAACTTAAAGCATAA
- the rplQ gene encoding 50S ribosomal protein L17: MRHKHGYRKLSRTSSHRKALLKNMAIAIIEREKIETTVPKAKELRRFIERLVTTARNADLNTHRLVFAVLQDKEATKKLINEIAPKYETRNGGYTSIIKTRIRRGDATQMAFISFV; the protein is encoded by the coding sequence ATGAGACATAAGCATGGATATAGAAAGTTAAGTAGAACTTCTTCTCATAGAAAAGCATTGTTAAAAAACATGGCAATTGCAATCATCGAAAGAGAAAAGATTGAAACAACTGTACCAAAAGCAAAAGAATTAAGAAGATTTATTGAAAGATTAGTAACTACTGCAAGAAATGCAGATTTAAATACTCACAGATTAGTATTTGCTGTATTACAAGACAAAGAAGCTACTAAAAAATTAATTAATGAAATTGCACCTAAGTACGAAACTAGAAATGGTGGATATACATCTATCATTAAAACTAGAATCAGAAGAGGTGATGCTACTCAAATGGCATTCATTTCATTCGTATAA
- the gatA gene encoding Asp-tRNA(Asn)/Glu-tRNA(Gln) amidotransferase subunit GatA, producing the protein MITLKEALSLGSEEIKKLREDLASKIKENNIGAYVEQLTSQDINESGSGIPIAIKDNINVKDWEITCSSNILKGYKSPYNATVINNLEKAGLSAFGRANMDEFAMGSSTESSCYGKTLNPVDNTKVPGGSSGGSAAAVAGGIAIAALGTDTGGSIRQPAAYCGCVGMKPTYGRVSRYGITAYSSSLDQCGPITQNVEDAAILYDIISGNDPLDSTSANVEYEAVTPKLDSNKKLTIAVIDNFVEQASPAIKAAFKKSVKALEEAGHTIVHKNMLDTDKILSSYYIVATAEASANLSRFDGVRYGNRKGEGGLKDMYVQTKSQGFGDEVQKRIMLGSFVLSSGYYDAYYIKAQKVRHLIKDEYEAIFNEADLILSPVAPTTAPEFGSFKTSLEMYLSDIYTISVNLAGLPAISLPVDKDEEGMPVGLQLIGKAYDEQTLFDGALSLEKAVN; encoded by the coding sequence TTGATAACTCTAAAAGAGGCACTATCGTTAGGTAGTGAAGAGATTAAAAAATTAAGAGAAGATTTAGCTTCAAAAATCAAAGAAAACAACATAGGTGCGTATGTTGAACAATTAACTTCACAAGATATTAACGAATCTGGTTCGGGTATTCCAATTGCTATTAAAGATAATATAAATGTTAAAGATTGGGAAATCACTTGTTCTAGTAATATTTTAAAAGGTTATAAATCACCATACAATGCTACTGTTATTAATAATTTAGAAAAAGCAGGATTATCTGCATTTGGTAGAGCTAATATGGATGAGTTTGCTATGGGAAGTTCAACAGAATCTTCTTGTTATGGTAAAACTTTAAATCCAGTTGACAATACTAAAGTTCCTGGTGGTAGTTCAGGTGGTAGTGCTGCAGCTGTTGCTGGTGGTATTGCTATTGCTGCATTAGGTACAGATACAGGTGGTTCTATTAGACAACCTGCCGCTTATTGTGGATGTGTTGGTATGAAACCAACATACGGAAGAGTATCAAGATACGGAATTACAGCTTATTCATCATCATTAGATCAGTGTGGACCAATCACACAAAATGTTGAAGATGCGGCAATTTTATATGACATTATTTCTGGTAATGATCCTTTGGATTCTACGTCAGCAAATGTTGAATATGAAGCAGTAACTCCTAAGTTAGATTCAAACAAAAAACTTACAATTGCAGTAATTGATAACTTTGTTGAGCAAGCAAGCCCAGCAATTAAAGCCGCTTTCAAAAAGAGTGTAAAAGCATTAGAAGAAGCGGGACATACAATAGTTCATAAAAATATGTTAGACACGGATAAGATTCTTTCTTCATATTATATCGTTGCAACTGCTGAAGCATCTGCAAATCTTTCTAGATTTGATGGTGTTAGATATGGTAATAGAAAAGGTGAAGGTGGTCTAAAAGATATGTACGTACAAACTAAATCTCAAGGATTTGGGGATGAAGTACAAAAAAGAATCATGTTAGGTTCATTTGTTTTAAGTTCTGGTTATTATGATGCTTATTATATTAAAGCACAAAAAGTTAGACACTTAATCAAAGACGAATATGAAGCAATTTTTAATGAAGCAGATTTAATTCTTTCTCCTGTTGCTCCTACAACTGCACCAGAGTTTGGAAGCTTTAAAACTTCATTAGAAATGTATTTAAGTGATATCTACACAATTTCAGTAAACCTTGCTGGTTTACCGGCTATATCTTTACCTGTTGATAAAGACGAGGAAGGTATGCCTGTTGGATTACAATTAATAGGAAAAGCTTATGATGAGCAAACTTTATTTGACGGTGCTTTATCTTTAGAAAAAGCAGTAAATTAA